One stretch of Chryseobacterium indologenes DNA includes these proteins:
- a CDS encoding peptidase domain-containing ABC transporter — translation MSFRFYPQHDRMDCGPACLRMIASVYGRKYTLDYFRNISYITREGVSLLGITEAAKKTGFDCISVKLDIDSLYTKSHPCILHWNQNHFVVLRKISTHFFSKKKRFYIADPAHGFITLNEEKFKEHWSSDNNIGVALFLVPNKKFYELTPPKEQDIGISFLYKYLRPYQKQLILMFIMLLLGSGITLIFPFLTQKLIDKGVNGKNFNLVVLLLLAQLSLFLGTITIEAIRNWLMLYMGTKLSISIISDFLKKTLQLPIKFFDTKMMGDFNQRIQDNERIETFLTSQSLLTFFSMITFIVFFAVLWYYDFKILLVYISLTIASILWSFYWLKKRKILDYFKFQEKGKNQESIYEIIGGVTEMKLNQFEDYKRKEWEKIQQNLFSLNIRALKTDQIQLSGFEFVNQLKNIIVTFLSAILVIKGKMTIGELLSVSYIVGQMNSPVNQLVQFFRSLQDAKLSLERLNEVQNYAPEELLEPLSADQVNGNKRGIELHNVSFQYEGSNSPYVLKNINMFIPEGKVTAIVGASGSGKTTLMKLLLKFYEPTEGNITFNSIPINEISAKSIRENSGVVMQDGFIFSDSIKRNITTADENTTDEKFNKAIKIANIDDFINSLPLKSNTKIGASGNGISGGQKQRILIARAVYKDPNYILFDEATSALDSDNEKIIHNNLQEFFKRKTVLIIAHRLSTVKNAHQIIVLKNGEIVDSGTHDELVKNKTYYYHLVKNQLELGN, via the coding sequence ATGTCATTTAGATTTTATCCTCAACATGACCGAATGGATTGTGGTCCAGCTTGTTTACGAATGATAGCAAGTGTATATGGCCGAAAATACACTTTAGATTATTTTCGGAATATTTCATATATAACCAGAGAGGGTGTTTCATTGCTGGGCATAACAGAAGCAGCTAAGAAAACGGGATTTGATTGTATTTCAGTAAAGCTGGATATAGATAGTCTTTACACAAAGAGTCATCCCTGTATTCTTCACTGGAATCAGAATCATTTTGTTGTTTTAAGGAAAATATCCACTCATTTTTTTTCAAAAAAAAAACGTTTTTATATTGCTGATCCTGCTCATGGATTCATCACACTAAATGAAGAAAAGTTTAAAGAACATTGGAGTTCCGACAATAATATCGGAGTGGCATTATTTTTAGTGCCAAATAAAAAATTTTATGAATTAACTCCTCCTAAAGAACAAGATATAGGGATAAGTTTTTTATATAAATATCTTAGACCTTATCAGAAGCAACTCATCCTAATGTTCATTATGTTATTGCTTGGGAGTGGCATTACATTAATTTTTCCATTTTTGACCCAAAAATTAATTGATAAAGGAGTTAATGGAAAAAATTTCAATCTAGTTGTACTGCTCCTTTTGGCTCAGTTAAGCTTATTTTTAGGCACCATTACTATTGAAGCCATAAGAAATTGGCTTATGCTGTATATGGGAACTAAATTAAGTATTTCCATCATTTCTGATTTTTTAAAGAAAACGCTCCAATTACCCATAAAGTTTTTTGATACCAAAATGATGGGAGACTTTAATCAAAGAATCCAGGATAATGAAAGAATAGAAACATTTTTAACATCCCAAAGTCTACTTACTTTTTTCTCAATGATTACCTTCATTGTATTTTTTGCAGTCCTTTGGTATTATGATTTTAAAATCCTGCTCGTATATATTTCACTTACTATAGCATCTATTTTATGGTCTTTTTACTGGTTAAAAAAAAGAAAAATTCTGGATTACTTTAAATTTCAGGAAAAGGGGAAAAATCAGGAATCCATCTATGAAATCATTGGAGGGGTTACAGAAATGAAACTCAATCAGTTTGAAGATTATAAAAGAAAAGAATGGGAAAAAATACAACAAAACCTTTTTAGTTTAAACATCAGGGCATTAAAAACAGATCAAATTCAACTATCAGGTTTTGAATTTGTTAATCAATTAAAGAACATTATAGTAACTTTCCTCTCTGCTATACTTGTAATTAAAGGAAAGATGACAATTGGTGAGTTATTAAGCGTTTCATATATTGTTGGGCAAATGAACTCCCCTGTAAACCAATTGGTTCAATTTTTCCGTTCATTGCAGGATGCAAAATTAAGTCTTGAAAGATTAAATGAAGTTCAGAACTATGCTCCGGAGGAATTATTAGAACCGCTATCAGCAGATCAGGTAAACGGAAATAAAAGAGGAATTGAATTACATAATGTCAGTTTCCAATATGAAGGATCAAATTCTCCCTATGTCCTCAAAAACATTAATATGTTTATCCCAGAAGGTAAAGTAACTGCTATTGTGGGAGCAAGTGGAAGTGGAAAAACAACTTTAATGAAGCTTCTATTGAAATTTTATGAACCCACTGAAGGCAATATTACTTTTAACTCTATACCAATAAATGAGATCTCTGCAAAAAGTATTAGGGAAAATAGTGGTGTAGTGATGCAGGATGGTTTCATCTTTTCAGATTCTATCAAAAGAAATATTACAACCGCTGATGAAAATACCACTGATGAAAAATTTAATAAAGCAATAAAAATTGCGAACATCGATGATTTTATTAATTCATTACCTCTTAAATCTAATACAAAAATAGGAGCTTCCGGCAATGGAATTTCCGGAGGGCAAAAACAAAGAATACTCATTGCCAGAGCAGTGTATAAAGACCCTAATTATATATTATTTGATGAAGCTACCAGCGCATTGGATTCTGATAATGAAAAAATCATACACAATAACCTGCAGGAATTTTTCAAAAGAAAAACGGTACTAATTATTGCTCACAGACTATCAACGGTTAAAAATGCACATCAGATTATTGTACTTAAGAATGGAGAAATTGTTGATTCTGGGACCCATGATGAGCTCGTAAAGAATAAAACCTATTACTATCATTTGGTAAAGAATCAATTAGAGTTAGGAAACTGA